One window of the Serinus canaria isolate serCan28SL12 chromosome 9, serCan2020, whole genome shotgun sequence genome contains the following:
- the SCG2 gene encoding secretogranin-2 isoform X1: MQCLYEHGVCIILLHHWICGLEGWQNSGLRPGNILNMAETKTFQPGAACALTFFFVLICWVDAASFQQHQLLQKDPDYAMKNLPRLPNPDMIKALEYIEDLRKQTNKGEGSPDYSSYQSVPYLLPQRESKDQLHLPENVRDSLTEDESQWVKVMLEALRQAEKESKAGPKESKPYGLGPDNNFPAGVTDDYEAYKWPERWQKYLKMPLGHYEEGSRDSPFKRTNEIVEEQYTPQSLATLESVFQELGKMAGPSNHKKERLDEDQKLYTDDEDDVYKVNNIAYEDVVGGEDWNPIEEKVESQTQEEIKDSKEEIDKHEEEIDDEMKRSGKLSFLEDEIRRENKDQVSEDVSKLMNYYLTRLMGNAGNRKLRTGGELEEKRASMFLDKQLDPQAIAQLIEISRNLQIPPEDLIDMLKAGEKNQLQSERLEAEQEMEFPEDLDEITETNLGQSDIFKNNINSKNGYMKQPLIPENLPEDLNIEDIVSLLGNDNLANQNPSYLLNRLNQENDLPRLSYIPRRLKGHLLPKAAWMNDLERRQAEYEKLNEKDEELADYLAKVLAKYPEVINTNQMKRVPAAASESNLQDEEHLEQAIREHLNQLGPQEAAKLASLSKRLSMAGEADDTQTRQYLDEDMLAKVLEYLKQEKSELERDHITKRAMENM, from the coding sequence gaaatattttaaacatggCAGAAACTAAAAccttccagcctggagcagcctgtgctctcACCTTTTTCTTTGTCCTAATCTGTTGGGTTGATGCAgcctccttccagcagcaccagctgcttcAGAAAGACCCAGACTATGCAATGAAAAACTTACCAAGGCTCCCAAATCCCGACATGATCAAAGCTCTGGAATACATCGAGGACCTTCGCAAGCAAACCAACAAGGGGGAAGGCAGCCCTGACTATAGCTCTTATCAAAGTGTGCCCTACCTCCTCCCACAGAGAGAAAGCAAGGACCAGCTGCACCTCCCAGAGAATGTGAGGGATTCTTTGACTGAAGATGAGTCCCAGTGGGTTAAGGTGATGCTGGAAGCCTTGCGGCAAGCTGAGAAGGAGTCAAAAGCTGGCCCAAAGGAGAGTAAGCCCTACGGTCTGGGTCCAGATAACAACTTTCCAGCTGGAGTAACTGATGATTATGAGGCTTACAAGTGGCCTGAGAGGTGGCAGAAGTACCTCAAGATGCCACTGGGGCACTATGAAGAGGGTTCAAGGGACAGTCCTTTCAAGCGTACCAACGAGATCGTGGAGGAGCAGTACACCCCCCAGAGCCTTGCCACGCTGGAGTCCGtgttccaggagctgggaaagatGGCAGGACCCAGTAACCACAAGAAAGAAAGGCTGGATGAGGACCAGAAATTGTATAcagatgatgaagatgatgtGTACAAAGTGAATAACATCGCCTATGAAGATGTGGTTGGAGGAGAAGATTGGAATCCCATAGAGGAAAAAGTGGAAAGCCAAACACAGGAAGAGATAAAAGACAGCAAAGAGGAAATTGATAAGCACGAAGAGGAGATTGACGATGAAATGAAAAGATCAGGAAAACTCAGCTTCCTTGAGGATGaaataagaagagaaaataaagatcaAGTGTCAGAGGACGTCTCAAAACTAATGAATTATTATCTGACGAGGCTGATGGGTAATGCTGGGAATAGGAAATTAAGGACTGGAGGAGAACTTGAGGAAAAAAGAGCATCCATGTTTTTGGATAAACAACTTGATCCTCAGGCTATAGCTCAGCTGATAGAAATCTCAAGAAATTTGCAAATTCCTCCTGAGGATTTAATAGACATGTtgaaagctggagaaaaaaatcagcttcagAGCGAAAGGTTGGAAGCTGAGCAGGAAATGGAATTCCCAGAAGACCTCGATGAGATAACTGAAACCAATCTAGGACAGAgtgatatatttaaaaataatataaactCTAAAAATGGGTACATGAAGCAGCCTCTTATTCCAGAAAATCTACCTGAAGACCTCAATATTGAAGATATTGTCAGCCTTCTGGGAAATGACAATTTAGCTAACCAGAATCCCTCCTACCTACTAAATCGTCTTAATCAAGAAAACGATTTGCCAAGGCTGTCTTACATTCCCAGAAGATTGAAAGGACACCTGCTCCCTAAAGCTGCCTGGATGAACGACTTGGAAAGGCGACAAGCGGAGTACGAGAAGCTGAATGAGAAGGATGAAGAGCTGGCTGATTACTTGGCAAAGGTGCTGGCAAAATACCCCGAGGTGATCAATACCAACCAGATGAAAAgagtccctgctgcagcctcgGAGAGCAACCTGCAGGACgaggagcacctggagcaggccATCCGAGAGCACCTAAACCAGCTGGGACCACAGGAGGCTGCCAAGCTGGCTTCGCTCAGCAAAAGGCTCTCCATGGCTGGGGAAGCTGATGACACACAAACCAGGCAGTACCTGGATGAGGATATGCTGGCAAAGGTGCTGGAGTATCTAAAACAGGAGAAATCAGAGCTTGAAAGAGATCACATCACCAAGCGAGCAATGGAAAACATGTAA
- the SCG2 gene encoding secretogranin-2 isoform X2: MPQSKDSLDPVLGNILNMAETKTFQPGAACALTFFFVLICWVDAASFQQHQLLQKDPDYAMKNLPRLPNPDMIKALEYIEDLRKQTNKGEGSPDYSSYQSVPYLLPQRESKDQLHLPENVRDSLTEDESQWVKVMLEALRQAEKESKAGPKESKPYGLGPDNNFPAGVTDDYEAYKWPERWQKYLKMPLGHYEEGSRDSPFKRTNEIVEEQYTPQSLATLESVFQELGKMAGPSNHKKERLDEDQKLYTDDEDDVYKVNNIAYEDVVGGEDWNPIEEKVESQTQEEIKDSKEEIDKHEEEIDDEMKRSGKLSFLEDEIRRENKDQVSEDVSKLMNYYLTRLMGNAGNRKLRTGGELEEKRASMFLDKQLDPQAIAQLIEISRNLQIPPEDLIDMLKAGEKNQLQSERLEAEQEMEFPEDLDEITETNLGQSDIFKNNINSKNGYMKQPLIPENLPEDLNIEDIVSLLGNDNLANQNPSYLLNRLNQENDLPRLSYIPRRLKGHLLPKAAWMNDLERRQAEYEKLNEKDEELADYLAKVLAKYPEVINTNQMKRVPAAASESNLQDEEHLEQAIREHLNQLGPQEAAKLASLSKRLSMAGEADDTQTRQYLDEDMLAKVLEYLKQEKSELERDHITKRAMENM, from the coding sequence gaaatattttaaacatggCAGAAACTAAAAccttccagcctggagcagcctgtgctctcACCTTTTTCTTTGTCCTAATCTGTTGGGTTGATGCAgcctccttccagcagcaccagctgcttcAGAAAGACCCAGACTATGCAATGAAAAACTTACCAAGGCTCCCAAATCCCGACATGATCAAAGCTCTGGAATACATCGAGGACCTTCGCAAGCAAACCAACAAGGGGGAAGGCAGCCCTGACTATAGCTCTTATCAAAGTGTGCCCTACCTCCTCCCACAGAGAGAAAGCAAGGACCAGCTGCACCTCCCAGAGAATGTGAGGGATTCTTTGACTGAAGATGAGTCCCAGTGGGTTAAGGTGATGCTGGAAGCCTTGCGGCAAGCTGAGAAGGAGTCAAAAGCTGGCCCAAAGGAGAGTAAGCCCTACGGTCTGGGTCCAGATAACAACTTTCCAGCTGGAGTAACTGATGATTATGAGGCTTACAAGTGGCCTGAGAGGTGGCAGAAGTACCTCAAGATGCCACTGGGGCACTATGAAGAGGGTTCAAGGGACAGTCCTTTCAAGCGTACCAACGAGATCGTGGAGGAGCAGTACACCCCCCAGAGCCTTGCCACGCTGGAGTCCGtgttccaggagctgggaaagatGGCAGGACCCAGTAACCACAAGAAAGAAAGGCTGGATGAGGACCAGAAATTGTATAcagatgatgaagatgatgtGTACAAAGTGAATAACATCGCCTATGAAGATGTGGTTGGAGGAGAAGATTGGAATCCCATAGAGGAAAAAGTGGAAAGCCAAACACAGGAAGAGATAAAAGACAGCAAAGAGGAAATTGATAAGCACGAAGAGGAGATTGACGATGAAATGAAAAGATCAGGAAAACTCAGCTTCCTTGAGGATGaaataagaagagaaaataaagatcaAGTGTCAGAGGACGTCTCAAAACTAATGAATTATTATCTGACGAGGCTGATGGGTAATGCTGGGAATAGGAAATTAAGGACTGGAGGAGAACTTGAGGAAAAAAGAGCATCCATGTTTTTGGATAAACAACTTGATCCTCAGGCTATAGCTCAGCTGATAGAAATCTCAAGAAATTTGCAAATTCCTCCTGAGGATTTAATAGACATGTtgaaagctggagaaaaaaatcagcttcagAGCGAAAGGTTGGAAGCTGAGCAGGAAATGGAATTCCCAGAAGACCTCGATGAGATAACTGAAACCAATCTAGGACAGAgtgatatatttaaaaataatataaactCTAAAAATGGGTACATGAAGCAGCCTCTTATTCCAGAAAATCTACCTGAAGACCTCAATATTGAAGATATTGTCAGCCTTCTGGGAAATGACAATTTAGCTAACCAGAATCCCTCCTACCTACTAAATCGTCTTAATCAAGAAAACGATTTGCCAAGGCTGTCTTACATTCCCAGAAGATTGAAAGGACACCTGCTCCCTAAAGCTGCCTGGATGAACGACTTGGAAAGGCGACAAGCGGAGTACGAGAAGCTGAATGAGAAGGATGAAGAGCTGGCTGATTACTTGGCAAAGGTGCTGGCAAAATACCCCGAGGTGATCAATACCAACCAGATGAAAAgagtccctgctgcagcctcgGAGAGCAACCTGCAGGACgaggagcacctggagcaggccATCCGAGAGCACCTAAACCAGCTGGGACCACAGGAGGCTGCCAAGCTGGCTTCGCTCAGCAAAAGGCTCTCCATGGCTGGGGAAGCTGATGACACACAAACCAGGCAGTACCTGGATGAGGATATGCTGGCAAAGGTGCTGGAGTATCTAAAACAGGAGAAATCAGAGCTTGAAAGAGATCACATCACCAAGCGAGCAATGGAAAACATGTAA